In Candidatus Saccharimonadales bacterium, the following are encoded in one genomic region:
- the rpsP gene encoding 30S ribosomal protein S16: MLAIRLQRLGRKKVPVYRVAVQDARLHPSSGRVVTYIGSYDPHTKKATLNKEKAEFYLKNGAQPTPRVVSILKSEKVTVPKWVRQPDNKKKSTRNPEKLRKNQPKDAPKAKVPEVDETTPAEPEAATEQPAEPVAEPPAEAPAAEAEQEAPATDETAEPSEESTPEK, from the coding sequence ATGCTAGCTATTCGTCTGCAAAGACTTGGGCGCAAGAAAGTCCCTGTTTACAGGGTAGCTGTTCAAGACGCTCGACTTCACCCCAGCAGCGGCCGCGTTGTTACCTACATTGGCAGCTACGACCCACACACCAAGAAAGCCACGCTCAATAAGGAAAAGGCCGAGTTCTATCTCAAGAATGGCGCTCAACCGACCCCCCGTGTTGTCAGTATCCTAAAAAGCGAGAAGGTAACGGTTCCAAAGTGGGTCCGTCAGCCTGACAATAAAAAGAAATCAACCCGAAACCCCGAGAAACTTCGCAAGAACCAGCCAAAGGACGCACCGAAGGCTAAGGTTCCAGAGGTTGACGAGACGACTCCGGCCGAACCTGAGGCGGCTACGGAGCAGCCAGCCGAACCAGTTGCCGAACCACCTGCAGAAGCTCCTGCCGCTGAGGCAGAGCAGGAAGCTCCTGCCACAGATGAAACGGCTGAACCTTCCGAAGAATCCACGCCAGAAAAGTAA